A portion of the Granulosicoccus antarcticus IMCC3135 genome contains these proteins:
- a CDS encoding aromatic amino acid transport family protein: MPDRITAVDEGTHHLTWSRSDTTWMLGLFGTAVGAGILFLPINAGIGGFWPLVIMAVLIFPMTYLSHRALARFVCSSSIPDSDITQVVVEHFGSGAGKAITLLYFMAIFPIVLIYGVGITNTVNSFMVNQLGMLEAPRWILSGLLVAAMMSVMMAGERIMLLVTQFLVYPLVAILIFISLYLVPSWNFAAISEVSAPVDILRTIWLTVPILVFSFNHSPAISQFAVALKRDHGDASAARAGLILRNTAIMLVGFVMLFVFSCVLALSPAQLAEAKAQNLPILSYLANVQNSPFISYFAPAVAFVAIVSSFFGHYMGASEGLRGIIRGQVDPHEKLIKPAALGPLITAFMFFTTWGVAVLNPSILGLIETLAGPVIAAILYLMPMYAIHKVQALKQYRGRLSNVFITFAGLVAMSGIVYGLLG, encoded by the coding sequence ATGCCAGACAGGATCACCGCAGTGGATGAGGGAACGCATCATCTGACATGGTCACGCTCAGATACCACATGGATGCTGGGACTTTTTGGCACGGCGGTTGGAGCAGGCATTCTGTTCCTGCCCATCAATGCCGGCATCGGAGGATTCTGGCCTCTTGTGATCATGGCTGTTCTGATCTTTCCGATGACCTATCTTTCACACCGTGCTCTGGCAAGGTTTGTTTGCTCCTCATCAATTCCGGACAGTGACATCACCCAAGTGGTTGTCGAGCATTTTGGTTCCGGTGCTGGCAAGGCCATAACGCTGCTCTACTTTATGGCGATCTTTCCCATCGTTTTAATCTACGGCGTTGGCATCACCAATACCGTCAACAGTTTCATGGTCAACCAGCTAGGCATGCTTGAAGCGCCACGCTGGATTCTGTCGGGATTATTGGTTGCAGCAATGATGTCCGTGATGATGGCCGGCGAGCGAATCATGTTGCTGGTAACCCAGTTTCTGGTTTACCCGTTGGTCGCCATACTGATTTTCATATCGCTATACCTTGTGCCGAGTTGGAATTTTGCTGCCATCAGCGAGGTTTCTGCGCCAGTAGACATACTCCGGACTATCTGGCTAACAGTGCCCATTCTTGTTTTCTCCTTCAACCATTCCCCGGCCATCTCGCAATTCGCCGTGGCACTCAAACGCGACCATGGCGATGCATCCGCTGCGCGTGCGGGCCTGATCTTGCGCAATACTGCGATCATGCTGGTCGGCTTCGTGATGCTTTTCGTTTTCTCCTGCGTTCTCGCTCTGAGCCCCGCACAACTGGCAGAGGCGAAGGCACAGAACCTGCCAATCCTGTCGTACCTTGCCAATGTTCAAAATAGCCCGTTCATCAGTTATTTTGCGCCGGCAGTCGCCTTTGTCGCGATTGTATCGTCGTTTTTTGGTCACTATATGGGAGCCAGTGAAGGCTTGCGGGGCATCATACGAGGCCAGGTTGATCCTCATGAAAAACTGATCAAACCCGCAGCCCTCGGCCCCCTCATCACAGCCTTCATGTTTTTCACGACATGGGGTGTTGCGGTGCTCAACCCCAGCATCCTGGGCCTGATAGAGACACTGGCCGGGCCTGTCATTGCTGCCATCCTCTACCTGATGCCGATGTATGCAATCCACAAAGTGCAGGCCCTGAAGCAGTATCGCGGTCGACTCAGCAATGTCTTCATCACCTTTGCAGGCCTGGTTGCAATGAGCGGTATCGTTTATGGTCTGCTAGGCTGA
- a CDS encoding amino acid ABC transporter permease: MIEFTLWDIARNLLLASRWTILLSLVAFAGGVSVGLLIMLMRISKRRGVRTFAKGYIALFQGTPLLMQLFLIFFGLPMLGFRIEPWGAAVLCLTLFASAYLSEIWRSGVDAIGQGQWDAGGSLGLNYVQRLRLVILPQAMTITRAPTVGFLVQLIKSTALTSIIGFEELLKTSNAINNATFDPLTVYGFVALVFFALCYPLTQYARRLEQRDDRIG; encoded by the coding sequence ATGATTGAATTCACACTGTGGGATATTGCCCGCAATTTGCTGTTAGCTTCCCGCTGGACCATTCTGCTGTCATTGGTAGCTTTTGCCGGTGGGGTCAGCGTGGGCTTGTTGATTATGCTGATGCGTATCTCAAAGCGGCGCGGTGTGCGAACCTTTGCCAAAGGTTATATCGCGCTTTTTCAGGGAACCCCGCTGTTGATGCAGCTTTTCCTGATCTTCTTCGGCCTACCCATGCTGGGTTTCAGAATTGAGCCTTGGGGGGCAGCGGTACTCTGTCTGACCCTGTTTGCCAGTGCCTATCTTAGCGAGATCTGGCGTAGTGGAGTGGATGCTATTGGCCAGGGCCAGTGGGATGCCGGTGGTAGTCTTGGATTGAATTACGTGCAGCGACTGCGTTTAGTCATACTGCCGCAGGCCATGACCATAACGCGGGCCCCTACCGTGGGATTTCTGGTGCAGCTGATCAAGAGCACCGCGCTGACATCCATTATCGGTTTTGAGGAGCTACTCAAAACATCCAATGCCATCAACAACGCAACTTTTGATCCGCTTACCGTTTACGGCTTTGTGGCCCTGGTTTTCTTCGCTCTTTGCTATCCACTAACACAATACGCTCGTCGACTTGAACAGCGCGACGACAGGATAGGCTGA
- a CDS encoding amino acid ABC transporter permease, translating to MSSLDFGWLNGALQVILRGAAMTLFLIAVTTVAGTLISIVLAAARRGRHRWLATIIKAYVEIIRNTPFLVQLFFIYFALPSLGLRLDPIQAALLAMTLNMAAYTTEIVGAGLDAVPLGQREAAQVLGLKPLQVFVKVVMPQALKVIFPALTSQIIIMMLESAVVSQIAVPELTFEADMLQARTFRAFETYFVIAGVYLVLSILVRRGLILIGRRTLSISDS from the coding sequence ATGTCAAGTCTGGATTTTGGTTGGCTGAACGGCGCCTTGCAAGTCATTCTTCGTGGTGCCGCGATGACCTTGTTTCTCATCGCGGTTACCACCGTTGCCGGCACCTTGATCAGCATCGTACTGGCAGCCGCACGGCGTGGCCGGCATCGATGGCTTGCGACGATCATCAAAGCGTATGTGGAAATCATCCGCAATACGCCTTTTCTGGTACAGCTGTTCTTCATCTATTTTGCACTTCCCTCGCTGGGCCTCAGACTCGATCCCATTCAGGCGGCCTTACTGGCCATGACCCTGAACATGGCGGCCTATACGACGGAAATTGTGGGTGCGGGCCTGGATGCGGTACCACTTGGTCAGCGGGAGGCGGCTCAGGTATTGGGCTTGAAGCCACTGCAGGTCTTTGTGAAAGTTGTGATGCCACAGGCTCTGAAAGTCATTTTTCCGGCATTGACCAGTCAGATCATCATCATGATGCTCGAGTCGGCCGTGGTCTCGCAAATTGCCGTGCCAGAGCTCACTTTCGAGGCTGATATGTTGCAGGCACGCACTTTTCGTGCGTTTGAAACGTATTTCGTGATTGCTGGTGTCTATCTTGTACTGTCCATTCTGGTGCGTCGGGGACTCATTCTCATAGGCCGTCGAACGCTGTCGATATCCGACTCATGA
- a CDS encoding transporter substrate-binding domain-containing protein has product MFKNKPTFLLKLVSTLLITSALTLSNASADALEDIKASGELKVGVFSDFPPFSSASADMSLKGYDIDVADYLASALGVKMVPVSVTGQNRIPYLNDARVDLLMSVGYSDERAEVIDYAAAYAPYYIAVIGPAALEVSSPADLEGKSVSVNRGTLEDTSLTEAAPENVDIKRFDNYNSVIQAFISGQTDLMVVGNDVGAGVLARQEDIKPEQKFQLLTSPSHIAVNKGETALKQAIDSAIASMLEDGKLNQSSENWLNTPLDPENLKD; this is encoded by the coding sequence ATGTTCAAGAACAAACCGACTTTCCTGCTCAAACTCGTCAGTACCTTACTGATCACCAGCGCTTTAACGTTGAGCAATGCCAGCGCCGATGCGTTAGAGGATATCAAGGCTTCAGGTGAGCTCAAAGTCGGCGTTTTTTCCGACTTCCCGCCATTCTCATCAGCCAGTGCTGACATGAGTCTGAAAGGCTATGACATCGATGTGGCAGATTATCTGGCGAGCGCCCTGGGCGTCAAGATGGTTCCCGTGTCAGTCACAGGTCAGAATCGTATTCCCTATCTGAATGATGCGCGGGTCGATTTGCTGATGAGTGTTGGCTACAGCGACGAACGGGCTGAGGTCATTGACTACGCTGCCGCTTATGCACCTTATTATATTGCGGTGATCGGTCCTGCCGCCCTTGAGGTAAGCAGCCCTGCTGATCTGGAAGGCAAGTCGGTTTCTGTCAATCGCGGCACACTTGAAGACACCTCGCTCACTGAGGCCGCACCAGAGAACGTTGATATCAAGCGATTCGATAACTACAACTCAGTTATCCAGGCCTTCATTTCCGGGCAGACAGATCTGATGGTTGTAGGCAATGACGTTGGCGCCGGCGTGCTTGCCAGACAGGAAGACATCAAGCCCGAGCAGAAATTCCAGCTGCTGACCTCTCCTTCGCATATTGCCGTGAACAAAGGCGAGACGGCGCTGAAGCAGGCCATCGACAGTGCTATTGCGAGCATGCTGGAAGACGGCAAGCTTAATCAAAGTTCCGAGAACTGGCTGAATACGCCGTTGGATCCTGAAAATCTGAAAGACTGA
- a CDS encoding DUF1499 domain-containing protein encodes MTARSSRLGTGLLLLALCALVAVAVMMFGARLGLWEPIVGFGYARTYLNPMGYAVAGLGLLGLIYLLVKGEKAGAFKAAIACLLGLGMLAPMLMAKVQPPSSFPPIHDVSTDTSNPPQFLVLDESRPGARNSLVYGGEEIAMQQQAAFPDIVPVLSDLTPEEAFAKSLAIGQDMEWEIVAQDHDGLRFEATARTPIYHFADDVVVIVTPEGESSRIDIRSVSRIGKGDRGVNAARIRAFIGAVE; translated from the coding sequence GTGACTGCCAGAAGTTCTAGATTGGGTACTGGGTTATTGCTACTGGCGCTGTGCGCGCTGGTAGCCGTAGCGGTAATGATGTTTGGTGCTCGACTGGGATTGTGGGAGCCCATTGTCGGCTTCGGCTATGCCCGAACTTATCTCAATCCTATGGGGTATGCCGTTGCGGGTCTGGGTCTGCTGGGTCTGATTTACCTGCTCGTCAAAGGCGAGAAGGCTGGAGCCTTCAAGGCCGCTATCGCGTGTCTGCTGGGTCTGGGAATGCTTGCCCCCATGTTGATGGCGAAAGTTCAGCCTCCATCCAGTTTTCCACCGATTCATGATGTGAGCACAGATACCTCCAACCCCCCTCAGTTTCTGGTGCTGGATGAGAGTCGTCCAGGAGCTCGCAATTCACTGGTTTATGGCGGGGAAGAGATAGCCATGCAGCAGCAGGCTGCATTCCCTGACATTGTTCCCGTACTTTCGGATTTAACACCTGAAGAGGCTTTTGCCAAATCACTTGCCATTGGCCAGGATATGGAATGGGAAATTGTGGCTCAGGATCATGATGGTCTGCGTTTTGAGGCGACCGCTCGAACCCCGATCTATCATTTTGCGGATGATGTGGTTGTCATTGTCACCCCTGAGGGTGAGTCCAGTCGTATCGATATTCGCAGTGTCTCACGCATCGGTAAAGGTGACCGGGGTGTGAATGCTGCCCGTATCCGCGCGTTTATCGGGGCTGTAGAATAG